A region of Triplophysa dalaica isolate WHDGS20190420 chromosome 20, ASM1584641v1, whole genome shotgun sequence DNA encodes the following proteins:
- the fam43b gene encoding protein FAM43B → MLPWKRNKFVLVDNETKSKPKSLGVGLTYHSLLSTLFHSCPDLVPDCPFHWLGSVLHSKRQKVELNKEEPTYNVRYLGSAVTIMAKGEECTQEAVAKIWTRSNYGEQCTKMKLTVSPQGIRMGVDRGSKKKPIQLYSLNRITYCTADPFRPKIFAWIYRHQVKNKAVVLRCHAVLLAKAEKARVLALSLYQTSTSAFAEFKRLKRQNDFRHCQQQLLGEDIVPLMPLRRLLNGQCHYQPPAGKPGSATRLSSITEEEEEDDERQGGAETSKTGNPNTPKDLGNVVSKLDEVSITSWDEAHMTISTLV, encoded by the coding sequence ATGCTGCCCTGGAAAAGGAATAAGTTTGTTCTTGTCGACAATGAGACCAAAAGCAAGCCTAAAAGTCTCGGAGTGGGGCTAACTTACCATTCTCTTCTGTCTACTTTGTTTCACTCCTGCCCCGACCTCGTCCCCGACTGTCCGTTCCACTGGCTGGGAAGCGTCCTCCACAGCAAGCGTCAGAAAGTGGAGCTAAATAAAGAAGAGCCCACCTACAACGTGCGATACCTGGGCAGCGCCGTCACCATCATGGCTAAAGGGGAAGAATGCACGCAAGAGGCAGTTGCCAAGATATGGACCCGCAGCAACTATGGCGAACAGTGCACCAAGATGAAGCTCACCGTCAGCCCTCAAGGCATCCGCATGGGGGTGGATAGAGGCAGCAAAAAGAAACCCATCCAACTGTATTCCCTCAACCGCATCACGTACTGCACCGCGGACCCCTTCCGTCCCAAGATCTTTGCGTGGATTTACAGGCACCAGGTGAAGAACAAAGCGGTGGTACTACGCTGTCACGCCGTCCTATTGGCAAAAGCCGAAAAGGCTAGAGTTTTGGCTCTCAGTCTGTACCAAACATCAACATCTGCGTTCGCAGAATTCAAAAGGCTAAAACGTCAAAATGACTTTCGCCATTGCCAGCAGCAGTTATTGGGAGAGGATATCGTGCCTCTTATGCCTTTACGTAGACTCCTGAATGGCCAATGCCACTACCAACCACCAGCAGGAAAGCCTGGGAGTGCCACACGACTCTCTTCCATTAcggaagaagaagaggaagatgatgaaAGACAGGGGGGTGCAGAAACGTCAAAGACCGGCAATCCTAACACTCCGAAAGATCTAGGAAATGTTGTGAGTAAACTGGACGAGGTTTCCATTACAAGCTGGGATGAAGCACATATGACTATCAGCACTCTGGTGTGA